Within Cyprinus carpio isolate SPL01 chromosome A7, ASM1834038v1, whole genome shotgun sequence, the genomic segment GAGATGCTTTATCCTTGACTGTTCTTCTCAGTCTGTTTTTGTAAACTTGTCCTAGTGTGTCTCTAATAAAAGAATTCTTTGGATCTCTCTGAATGGCACTTTTTGCAAACTCTTCAGCCTTTGTGTAGTCTCCCAGTTTGATATAATAGAACCGTGCAAGAGCCTGAGGATAGAAGGCATCTTTATAATACAGATTTGAGGCGAATTTCAACACAGATATGCAGTTTGCTGAGTTTGTTTGGTGGTCTTCTTCCATGATGTCAAGAATGAGTTTTGAAAACTTGTCATGTTCTTGTCTTGTGATCAGCATGTCTTTGCAAATGTGTAAAAAGTCAATTTGCTTGTTTAATGCTTTcacaataaaatacagaaatttgtGTGCTATTTCACCTCTTGGCATACCGCAGGTAAACAGCATTTGAATACAAGCATCAGCAATCATAGGATGGACAATACGGACACATCTGTCCTCACAGTGCTCTACTTTGTATATCACCAGAAGATCCAAGAATGGAGTCATTATCTGTTCGAATGACTCACTTGCATCAGAATATTGACTTGCAAAGAATTCCTGACACAATATCTCGTGCAAGTGGGAGCTTGGAATATATGAATTAAGCAGGGCTAAATATGAGAAGAGTTTTGTGTTTGCAGAAGCCTTGTTGACTTGGACATAATGTTTCAGGTCCTTACTGATGAGATTTTTAACAAAATCCTTTTTGAAGTTTCTGTGCATTATGTTATAGCCATGAAAGCTCTTAGAATCCTCTCCATGCTTGTCCTTGATCACTGGCTTGTGTTCCTCAAATGTGACTTTTTCATCAGGTAAAAGTTCCATTTTGAGTTTCACACTGGTGCTTTTGGGAACTGTTGTCTTGCTTGCTACATTCATGATGATGAGCATAGGAATGTTATGTCCAGCAATTCTCTTATCGAGCTCCTTATGTAAACGGTATGATATCCTGTTTCCTTCATCCCCTACATCCAGCAGGAGGAGCACAGTGTTTTGATTCTTCTCCCCACCCTCTTTGAATAGTTTGATAATGTCGTCTTTGATGTTCATGTCGGATGATTTGTATTTCATTCTAGCACATCTGAGCTGCTTCCTCAAGTCCCACAGCACCTGCATGGCTAGTGTTGATCCTCCACTACCTGGGTGGTGAAACAGATTAATGGTGGTCACATTCCATTGGCTCTTTTTCTGCACATTAATCTGCTGGATCAAGGAGTCATAGAGGTCTCTTTTGACAAACAAGGTACCTTCTTGTTCTGAGCAGTAAAAGTCCCTCCATTGTGGTCGGCCTCCTTTAAGAAACTCACTCTCCACCTCCTCAGCAGACAGCTGGTCCAATGGCACATTTTCATACATGTTTGCCCATAGTATGTCAAGACAGGATTTggagaaaacagaataattttTGATTTGGATTTCGGCACCATTTGGTGCTGAGATCATGCAAAATTGTGGGGAGTGTGTGAAGCTTTCAACACGTTTCACGACTGACCGATCATGTGGCACACTAAAATTTTCAAGCATTCTGATGAAGCCCCTGAATTGTTTATGTTCCTTGTGTAACTTAGTAACTTCATCGTGTTTTTCCCTTAATCGTCGTTCTTCATCTTCTGACAAGCTTGCTTCAAGACTCAGCGTATCTGTTCTTGTAAAGTCCATTATGCAGCAGTTTAAAATGATCACAACAGGAATGTTTGCTTTGATGTTCTGCCCATTGATTTCTTTGATCAGACTGTCCTGTAGAATTCTTTTAAATGGCTGGTATTCATTTATCATTTCCTTGATGTCCAACAAAAGCAGCACAGTATTCTGATCATGATCATCTCCCACCAGAAAAAGCTTGACCACTTGCTTTGAAAGCTCTGTAATGTCCAGGGTAGAGTTTGTCACTCGGGCACATCTGAGTTCCTTTCGGAAATTCCAAAGGACCTGCATTGCGAGGGTTGACCCTCCACTTCCTGGCTGGTAAAGCAAGTGCATATCAACGACACTCcatattttccttttgtttttcttgactAGCTGAATCAAATCATTGAAGCCATTCCTAGTGACAAATGGAGTGTCTTCTTTCTCTGACCAATAGAAATTCAGCCACTGTGGTGGAGCTCCTTTAAGAAAATTAGCTTCATTTTGCTTGGCGTCATCTGGGTCAATGTTCTCGTCCTCAAACTTATTGGACCACACAATATCAAGAAGTGAAAGGGAGTCAATGACCTCACTTGAGATGTGAATTGTCCCACCCTTAAATGAAGGTATAGTGTGACCTTCCATCATTGGTAACGGGGATTTTTCAGGTCATTTGTTGTTGGCTGAGTGAATGTGTGGATTCCAAAAAGTTTCATAGAAAGACAGAAGAGTAGATAGAAAAAAAGTGAGGTAAACTGGAGGATGGTTTCAAACTGGATGTGACAGTATGTTAACTGTGTGTTCACACTGCCGCCGTCGAAACCATCAAAAATCGCTCTGTCCACCCTGCCAATAACGCTGTAGAAAGATTTGTGGACGTGCTGATgctctgacgtagatcgaatgcttaTCTTGTATCTAAAGCGgtgcaaagcaaacaagcttgttgatcttaTGCAGACTGACCACAAGGAGGGTAACGTTATAaattaacctcattaaatattgttgtggacaaagTATTAtgatcctttacctaataatgtttAAAGCACtaataccacactgtaaaaatactctgatacaagtaaaagtcctgcattgaaaatgttacttaagttattataatcaggtatgaacattacttaatgtaagtataatcaggaaatttatttaaaggtttaaaagtgaactgggactataataatattatttatgatatcattagattattatttctATAACGTCAAAGCAAATCAGCAACTCGCCAGGAACACCAACAATCTCAGACACATTGGTCCacgcatcatttttatttatttatgtccctATACTCAAACAGTGACACGTCGTAGATTAATGGGAAACACGCCACAGAAATAAACCTCCTCTTTTCCATTTtgcttgggaactaatgtggtcggaACCAGCGTTTACAGATctgcgttctctggaatcctctcaagcggtggactTCTATGTTCCGCTTGGTTGCCACCTAACcacgtcatagctcattaccatagaGTTaacctgatttcaactctccttgATGCTCTCAACGGCCAAGTTGCGCCACGCCGCTGCTCGCAGCTTCTCGACGCTGGCtaacattgaaaatgaatgacttccggccactttgacaCTCTCAACAGAGGCAGTGTGAACGCACGGTAAAGCACTGTCCTTggcaaagaataaaaatgtaaatatatgtataatgtagctatgttaaaacattttgaattgttATATTGTAGGTAAACTAATAAATCATGTTAAATATATTCCCTCTCAATCTCATTTGCAGAAGAAGTTGTCACATGACGAATTTGCATTTGCTACACCAACTGAAAAAGAGTCTGGActtaaaccaaaccaaaccaaagcaataaataaataaataaataaataaataaataagatgctGATATCACGCTTGACTTGACAAACGTAAACACAAATTTTACAAGACAAACCGCTTAATCGTctattttcagtaagatttactTATTagaaagtgtttgtgtgtctacCATTTTGCAATCATACCCAACAGATGTCTGTTTTAAAGCAGTGAGTGTGTAATtcactttttgatttatttgaaagCATATTTTGAGACTGTTGACACATATTTATAGTTAATTATGTTCAAGGTGTTTATTGCTAAGTTTAGCACAGCAAGTAATTCAAGTGATATTTATCTGGTTGCCATGAAAACCGACTGGCTTTCCAAAGTTATTTTTGCTCACCTGTCATGGAGAGTATTTCTTCTGATTTAAAGTGCCATTGCATTGTCCAGgagtttgtcttttttcagttacacTTCAGAAAAGCTCCAATGTGTAAAGCTCCACCCATAGATACTAAAACACacctaaagaaaaaagaaaaaaataaagaaaaaaaaagatcaagccAAGACAAAGATAAATGCTGACGAatgttcattacatttacattacattgcaTGTTATATCTATAACTGTATATGTTCCCATAATTCTATAAGTTTATATACCCCTTAAAGAATTAATAAGAGACAGTttacaaatgaatacaaatggGCAACAatgttcactcagaaattgctagtacatttacaaataattgcaaagaaatggcaagttacTCATTGAACTAAATGAGAAAtggactgaaatattattttcttgtaaaatacacTCCAAcaactttgttttattaaaaaggttTGGAGAATGGACAGATTTTTACAATTGATTGTTAAAATCCACAATTATTTTAGTCATTGCCTGGTGAATGTCGctgttttaaagtgtaaatttGCCTTCATGTAAAACTAAGTTGACCCTCCAGAGTGTGTGTGCTGATGAATCATCATGAACTAAGAAAATAAACTAAGTGAACGAAGTAAATCATTTGTATGTCTCATGTCGAGGTTAGGTGTGCACTCACAACAGTTCTAGACATGGAGACAGTATTCTTGCAgctacaaagttttttttttggctgagaaggtcagtaatttatttttaagtgttctgAGCAGTGCAATGCAAACtctgaaaaataaattcaagccTGTCCCATCAGTTCTAACTTCACATTGCTTAAAtgtttgtggtttatttattcaGTGTTCAAAGGTGAACTCCATCAAACTGTCATGAGGAAAAAAAGGCCAGTGTGTGAAGTAAGCGAAGACACACCTAAGTTATAAAACTGCACAGAAATGTTGGGTGACTTTTGGAGTGTGCTTGTACCCAGGTAGAATATTCCACATTACTAGAGCCATAAATCAAGACAATCGCATGGGCAATTCATTGTGACAGTATTTGCGTAGAGACAGCTAGGCCTGTCTTTTTGTCCGCCAAAgcataaaataactgctctgagatTCTGAACTGTCTAGAGTGCTCGATATATACACGCAACATGCGTACAGGGCACAGGAGTGTATTAATTGGCTCCGCCAGTCAGCTCCTTGGGATGGAAAGCTGATAGTGTTATGAATGGTGCTTTAAGTGTTTACAAAGGGAAATTGCAATGAACCACTCCTTTTAAGAATCTTGTGACATTATGTTAAGGCACTATTCTTGGTAAAGCTGCCTTGGAATGATttacatcagtggttctcaaacctctccatgaagaaCCCCCAGCATGTCTCCTTAAATCTGACGCACCCACTTCAGGTCGTGCAGTCCCCACTAAAGAGCTGATGAggtgaatcaggtgtgttagataggGGAGATATCCAAAACGTGCAGGGCTGGAGGTTTACATTAATTCACCCTTTTTACATTAAGCAAATTTTACACAGATTTTGATttgaatagaagaaaaaaaaaaaaaatacaaaaggtgTACTATCTAGCCTGACCCAACCATAATAACCTCCCTTGCTATATGTGTAATAACAAAAAATTAGCTGCATATATTATGAGATAAGATGTTGTTAAAGATGTCACGTTTAGAGAAAGTGCAGGCTATACGGTCTATGTGCGAGGAGTAGTTTAATAAAGAAACAGAATaacacacaagcaaacacaagGGACAAAGCAAGCACAGGTACTCCAAACTCCAAACAGTGTAATGAGAGGGCATGGTTAGTTGTCAATGGAACACATGAGGGTAACCATAGGAACCAACAATGGGGCTACAAAAGCAGGGAAAACACAAAGAAGAACTAACGAAAGCACTTCAACAAAGATGTAAACACATAGAATATGACAATTGAGCACTGCCAATGATCCATTGCAAATGCATAATAaagcaatgaaaaacacaaactgcTGTATAGACTTatggaaatatattaatattattggaGGCATTTATCGGATTCTTTATACGTGTAAAAGTATTTTGCTATCTCTCACAGCAAAGTGAATCTGGGATACATAAGGACATGTAACatatatgttttacatttaaaattatgatttatgtatttttttatttttttatttttatttactgtattgtactgtattaGGCATCATTAGCAATGTTGCAGAACCAGTTACACTACTGTGTAAAGcccaaaaacacatcttgagaacAAGTCCAGACAaacataaatgctgaaaaaaatgcatttattacatCAGTCTATACTGTATCTATACTTGTTCTGTAGTACTGCTTTAGTCCCATCCTGCAAAATACGAATTCACAATTTACTACATTAATTAAGTATAGTAACATTTCTTCAAAAGTTTGGCTGTTGCTTTAATATACatctattttgacatattttttccCTGTCCATATGGTATAAATTTGGTTTTCACATAGCATGCAATTTGTTAATTAGTTCCATGGTCAATTTTAGTATTTCGGTCGCTGTTCTGAAGCCAAAATATGTCTTTATGTAAAGCTAAGTTCATCGTCCAGAACACGTGTGCTGATGAATCATTTAGGACTGCAGATCATTAACTAAAGTAATTTTCATGTCCAGTTTCATGTTGAGGTTAGCTGTGCACTCACAACAGTTCAAAACAGCTACAAATCCTATAAaacaattcaatttaaaatacaaaacattcatGAACAACTTACTTTTTATTGGTTGATATCGATCCTTCATTCTTAAGTATTCTCAAGAGCGGAAAAGACTCTCCTTGTGTATTATCAAATAAAGCTCAactgaatttgtttctttatttctttattttcgcACATAGGCTAGTTctttatatagcctacatatgAGTTCTTCAAGTGAGAAACTTTCGCTTTCCCAAAACTGTTTCATACAGTCAACTCCCAGTTATCACGTGTGCGCATGGGGGGGGTATCAAGGAGGAAATCTAACATTATATCTGCAGCCAATGAAGAAAGTAAATGAATTCAGGTACCTGGGTTTGTGGTTTGATAGTAAGTACACAtggaaaacacacataaaacacttAGAAACCAAATGGAAAAAAGTTATTAATCTACTGAGAGCTGTAACCGGATATGATCGGGGTGCAGAGAAACACTCACTAATTGACATACATAGATCATGTATGAAGTCATCAATAGATTATGGTTGTATAGTTTATGGTGCAGCAGCAAaaacataattgaaaaaaaaataaaaaataaaaataaaacgcttTACAGTATAAAGCATTACATGTATGCTTTGGAACTATTAAGTCAACACCCATTAATGCAATACTCATAGAAACAGGAGAGACTCCTCTCAAGTTAAGAGAAAAACTAGCGCTGGCTTACTGGATTCGATTGAGAGGAAGTGGGAAAGGAAATCCTACAAAGGAGACAATACAGGATTGTTGGGAGTATTCCAAGTTTCAGGGTCATGGGTGTGGATGGAATGGGGAAATATGGAATGGAAGATTTGGATTTCACCACACCATGGtgctttcctgaggta encodes:
- the LOC109109676 gene encoding sterile alpha motif domain-containing protein 9-like — protein: MMEGHTIPSFKGGTIHISSEVIDSLSLLDIVWSNKFEDENIDPDDAKQNEANFLKGAPPQWLNFYWSEKEDTPFVTRNGFNDLIQLVKKNKRKIWSVVDMHLLYQPGSGGSTLAMQVLWNFRKELRCARVTNSTLDITELSKQVVKLFLVGDDHDQNTVLLLLDIKEMINEYQPFKRILQDSLIKEINGQNIKANIPVVIILNCCIMDFTRTDTLSLEASLSEDEERRLREKHDEVTKLHKEHKQFRGFIRMLENFSVPHDRSVVKRVESFTHSPQFCMISAPNGAEIQIKNYSVFSKSCLDILWANMYENVPLDQLSAEEVESEFLKGGRPQWRDFYCSEQEGTLFVKRDLYDSLIQQINVQKKSQWNVTTINLFHHPGSGGSTLAMQVLWDLRKQLRCARMKYKSSDMNIKDDIIKLFKEGGEKNQNTVLLLLDVGDEGNRISYRLHKELDKRIAGHNIPMLIIMNVASKTTVPKSTSVKLKMELLPDEKVTFEEHKPVIKDKHGEDSKSFHGYNIMHRNFKKDFVKNLISKDLKHYVQVNKASANTKLFSYLALLNSYIPSSHLHEILCQEFFASQYSDASESFEQIMTPFLDLLVIYKVEHCEDRCVRIVHPMIADACIQMLFTCGMPRGEIAHKFLYFIVKALNKQIDFLHICKDMLITRQEHDKFSKLILDIMEEDHQTNSANCISVLKFASNLYYKDAFYPQALARFYYIKLGDYTKAEEFAKSAIQRDPKNSFIRDTLGQVYKNRLRRTVKDKASPNYARRVLEHAVSATKAFKEETKTAEDEQESDIRDSNTPYTFNIRGIFGYIQVIKILFDALTQHSSQWAEFLRGKSSVSSLGSSFKDQKLKKYNDFLKTQKDEIKEKFHVFQYYLTYSKPSIEKEEPPYFRRDVDDCYSKYVISEGQAAQREQRILEVKKADTFPGLLNLLDQDTHETELEEILSHSLINADFNQNYILANIILCNKSPTSQSLMSKQELQHRLWRYWLAEKRRRSPEFYLLILLLFWPDGDQQIQGTPNWPSLTECVTYMHQAFERTYRKHLRSRYLVPLFFLGKGENLQRLVHKSKVDQHQMDVLTKGDEKAEIQGFQRVQGEVRDHKVFALRGANQIEVTPHQPASVRRQGLVSFYLGFNIRGPVAYNIRPSHRQCQNCSSVRDSTEWDLIEPSVISEDAQNQKYRCRTCCVFKFLDIYIHHPPEPLRQGRMDPCFHVLYTKF